From the Salarias fasciatus chromosome 16, fSalaFa1.1, whole genome shotgun sequence genome, one window contains:
- the LOC115403589 gene encoding receptor activity-modifying protein 1 translates to MLTAHLLMLTFIWTVSVSPGSAVKFVVPQCDRTMFDRNVENCLSDFSRSMEWSGYQDQCPWPTVKRSYNELKHCVDDWANKTWCRGRGFLADEIFLEVHQSYFALCGQVHDPPLFTLIMLIAPGIVVTFFLPLLCVHLTTWNTEMPGTLGL, encoded by the exons aTGTTGACAGCTCACTTGCTGATGCTCACCTTCATCTGGACAG TGTCGGTTTCTCCGGGATCGGCGGTGAAGTTCGTCGTTCCACAGTGTGACCGGACTATGTTCGATCGGAATGTTGAGAACTGCCTGTCGGATTTCAGCAGGAGCATGGAATGGAGTGGCTATCAGGACCAATGCCCATGGCCTACAGTCAAACG gtcTTACAATGAACTCAAGCACTGCGTGGACGACTGGGCTAATAAGACGTGGTgtagggggcggggcttcctggCAGATGAAATCTTCCTGGAGGTCCACCAGTCGTACTTCGCGCTGTGCGGACAGGTCCACGACCCGCCGCTCTTCACGCTCATCATGCTGATCGCTCCAGGGATCGTCGTCACCTTCTTCCTGCCCCTCCTCTGTGTGCACCTCACCACCTGGAACACGGAGATGCCCGGCACCCTGGGACTCTGA